A genomic segment from Pedobacter sp. MC2016-14 encodes:
- a CDS encoding RagB/SusD family nutrient uptake outer membrane protein — translation MKRTVLIMMAILSVLNFSSCEKYTDILTPKGKNLLSTVDELEYLLNYNFGASNAFYLQNLYLIDNDIYPRLGNVANTLSGPKTLNYAMLTYDETVDRAMLATSDPSYLEMYSVITNRLNVVIQLVEGAPGNREKATRLKAEALILRAYLHYIIVNEYAKAYNPATAEQDGGIAYMNNIDYETSPVKNTVAQVYAKMLEDVNAALSLGALPDLPPNSTKVSKAFAYAVKAQILISMRDYTGALAAADTSLAFKNTLEDHRPFVATGIAARPAYTASDNLYYATNSQNLPTNMVATVEILNNYFEPGNIMRYYTTCYSFTSGGVNYSQTNALLYGIPGSLLFYSAEYQQNNAGMTVSDPMFIKAECLIRTGKITEGMELINYIRQRRIRPVDYIALTATTEPAAMAHLKKLSRIEFLYTWKNFVNIKRWNTEAAYKETITRTISGITYTLRPESPIWILPFPKMATDYNSNLTQNF, via the coding sequence ATGAAAAGAACCGTATTAATAATGATGGCTATACTTTCTGTGTTGAATTTTTCATCATGTGAGAAGTATACAGACATCCTCACTCCAAAAGGTAAGAATTTGTTGAGTACTGTTGATGAATTGGAATATTTACTGAACTATAATTTTGGCGCATCAAATGCATTTTACCTTCAGAATCTATATTTGATTGACAATGATATTTATCCGAGATTGGGAAATGTTGCCAATACACTATCCGGACCAAAAACGCTGAATTATGCCATGCTGACTTATGACGAAACCGTTGATAGGGCAATGTTGGCTACCTCAGATCCCTCTTACCTTGAAATGTATTCGGTTATCACCAATCGTTTAAATGTTGTCATCCAACTGGTAGAAGGTGCACCCGGAAACCGGGAGAAAGCGACCCGACTTAAGGCAGAGGCCTTAATATTGCGTGCCTATCTTCATTATATCATAGTTAATGAATATGCAAAAGCCTATAATCCTGCTACAGCAGAACAGGACGGAGGAATTGCTTACATGAACAATATTGATTATGAGACAAGCCCTGTAAAGAACACCGTTGCCCAGGTATATGCCAAAATGCTGGAAGATGTAAATGCGGCCCTTTCTTTGGGCGCATTGCCAGATCTGCCACCAAATAGTACTAAGGTGAGTAAAGCATTTGCCTATGCGGTGAAAGCACAGATATTAATTTCTATGCGCGATTACACAGGTGCCTTAGCCGCCGCGGATACATCGCTGGCATTTAAAAATACATTGGAGGATCATCGACCTTTTGTAGCTACTGGAATAGCTGCAAGACCTGCATATACCGCATCAGACAATTTATACTATGCTACAAATAGTCAGAATCTTCCTACCAACATGGTTGCTACAGTAGAAATTCTAAATAATTATTTTGAACCAGGCAACATTATGAGGTATTACACTACGTGTTATAGTTTTACTTCGGGCGGGGTAAATTATAGCCAAACCAATGCACTTCTTTACGGCATTCCGGGTTCCTTGTTGTTTTATAGTGCAGAATATCAACAAAATAATGCAGGTATGACTGTTTCTGATCCGATGTTTATAAAAGCAGAATGTTTGATACGTACAGGTAAAATTACAGAGGGGATGGAGCTCATTAACTATATCAGGCAAAGAAGGATACGTCCGGTTGATTATATTGCACTTACTGCAACTACTGAACCTGCTGCTATGGCACATTTAAAGAAGTTATCCAGAATTGAATTCCTTTATACCTGGAAAAATTTCGTTAATATCAAACGATGGAACACAGAGGCCGCTTATAAAGAAACTATTACCAGAACAATTTCGGGCATCACTTATACATTGAGGCCAGAATCTCCTATATGGATTTTGCCCTTTCCAAAAATGGCGACTGACTATAATTCGAATTTAACCCAGAATTTTTAA
- a CDS encoding RNA polymerase sigma-70 factor: MEKSQIEQQWLELFRKGDDTALSYFFKLHYKALVYFVEGLIQDQLEAEDVVADCFVKTWERREDFETVANIKAFLYISCRNASLNYLKHLKVKTAAQQKYFKELEEGEENILAKIIETEVLVILNQEIEHLPENYRHVFRLLYFEQLKTDEIAAQLGLTVQTVRNYKARAIDLLKASMLKKGISEVMMLAFLTLLGKK, translated from the coding sequence ATGGAGAAGAGTCAGATTGAGCAGCAATGGTTGGAATTATTCCGTAAGGGAGATGATACTGCACTCTCTTATTTCTTCAAACTGCATTACAAAGCACTCGTTTATTTCGTGGAAGGCCTGATTCAGGACCAGCTGGAAGCAGAGGATGTAGTTGCAGATTGCTTTGTGAAAACCTGGGAGCGGCGGGAAGATTTTGAAACCGTTGCCAATATCAAAGCATTTTTATACATCAGTTGTCGCAATGCCAGTCTAAATTATCTAAAGCACTTAAAAGTGAAGACTGCTGCCCAGCAAAAGTATTTTAAGGAACTAGAGGAGGGTGAAGAAAACATTCTGGCAAAAATTATAGAAACAGAAGTGTTGGTGATCCTGAACCAGGAAATAGAGCATCTGCCAGAAAATTATCGTCACGTATTCCGTTTACTTTACTTTGAACAGCTAAAAACAGATGAAATTGCTGCTCAACTTGGCCTTACTGTACAAACAGTACGGAATTATAAAGCACGAGCAATAGACTTATTGAAGGCTTCTATGCTTAAAAAAGGAATTTCTGAGGTGATGATGCTTGCTTTTTTGACGCTTCTAGGAAAAAAGTAA
- a CDS encoding SusC/RagA family TonB-linked outer membrane protein, whose amino-acid sequence MYKIYTNRRGMPWGYVHKLLLIMRLTTVFLIATMMQVSAGTYAQKITLHKKNVPLSQVINDIREQSGYDFFYSNKLLNNAKLVSIDVKDASLAVVLEICFRNQPLSYSVENKGVMLKEKTPSLIDRVAGLLNAMDIRGVIRDAQGNPMAGASVVIKGKNQMVKTNEKGEFFIKNAGPNDILMVTFIGFITQEVLVKDGSVMDIVLKEQVASLGEVSVSTGYQDIKSAKMTGAVVTIGSEELEKRNVTNLLSNLEGKVPGLVYYNGATTIRGIGTMISSQSVLVVVDGFPIEGSVADINPYDVESVNVLKDAAAAAIYGARASNGVIVVTTKKAKVKGKTTVDFSTNYSYFEKPDYTNNNYMTPAEQVDVESKFADYFFRANTLATFEANIESGLSITPVQYAYYQFKKGLITNAQLQAQLDALKGNDFAKEYKDNALSNRQIQQYNFAVRTRGEKSQYSLVLNYKGDNSGIINAYDRQLNIFLKGSYNLAKWIDIEYGVNTVMGKVRSHNNTNATNPFNVPAYYSLFDATGARSRYSLSDFNIYSSNNAVFESTANMYSVKFNHLDELERDYNNTSSRNSRYYVSLNIKPLKGLSLKPQFQYEDNFTETLGYSEKESYTMRHLQNTFSRRITTGAGGFTNLLPVGGKLETSRTNSPSYTARFQGNYDREFGRHAISIMGGTEFRQTRAERKASALFGYVDQLQSQSSTSLVYETLRAVTSTFWSTGVFPNVYYGSEINRFATSDVIHRWASGYANITYTLDGKYNAFGSFRKDYVDIYGGADKFRGRPLWSAGLSWIASEEDFIKNIKAISYLKLRTSYGVTGNVNPEYTARLTGTIAGSNTFTREPIANILIPPNGLLRWEQTATSNVGLDFALFDQRLRGNFDIYGKKGTDLFARKRLDATLGFANLVINNGDMLNNGVELGLNYDWFKAGKDSQIGWVSSIVISKNKNRITSVDEIVTNPAVLAGSGTFTMGNPVNSLYSYQFRGLSATGLPQWLLSDGTITTASVPSADLKAVVFSGNMDPSLSMAFNNEVTYKGLSLSVYTVYYGGHYLRDNAPRLYARPEYAPLSNTILNSWTPTNTNTNVPGFGEYYLAAANANPLVYADEWVRSADFFKIRNFILGYQLPAAVARKIGTSNIKFRLQVDNPNIIWSKDKLTVDPETGGLRVPTSYILGVNVNF is encoded by the coding sequence ATGTATAAAATTTATACCAATAGAAGGGGTATGCCATGGGGGTATGTCCATAAATTACTGCTAATTATGCGACTGACCACCGTTTTCTTAATAGCTACAATGATGCAGGTAAGTGCGGGTACCTATGCGCAGAAAATTACCCTCCACAAAAAGAATGTACCACTTAGCCAGGTCATAAATGACATTAGAGAGCAGAGCGGATATGATTTCTTTTACAGCAACAAGTTACTAAACAATGCAAAGCTGGTTAGTATCGATGTAAAGGATGCATCGTTAGCGGTGGTGCTGGAAATATGCTTTCGCAATCAGCCTTTAAGTTATAGCGTAGAAAACAAAGGCGTAATGCTCAAAGAAAAAACGCCTTCCCTGATTGACCGTGTGGCTGGGCTCTTAAACGCTATGGATATTCGTGGCGTGATCAGAGATGCCCAGGGAAATCCAATGGCAGGTGCTTCAGTAGTAATCAAAGGAAAAAACCAAATGGTTAAGACCAATGAAAAGGGTGAGTTTTTTATAAAAAATGCCGGGCCAAACGACATTTTAATGGTAACCTTTATTGGGTTTATTACTCAGGAAGTACTTGTTAAAGATGGCTCTGTTATGGATATTGTTCTTAAAGAACAAGTGGCATCTCTAGGAGAAGTTTCAGTATCTACGGGTTATCAGGATATCAAGAGTGCGAAAATGACAGGTGCTGTGGTCACCATTGGGTCTGAAGAGCTTGAAAAGCGTAACGTCACTAATTTGCTAAGCAATTTGGAAGGTAAAGTTCCAGGGCTGGTTTATTATAATGGCGCCACTACCATCAGGGGAATTGGTACCATGATCTCCAGTCAGTCTGTTCTGGTTGTGGTAGATGGCTTTCCGATTGAAGGTTCTGTAGCAGACATCAATCCTTACGATGTGGAAAGTGTAAACGTGCTAAAGGACGCTGCTGCTGCAGCGATATATGGGGCAAGAGCATCAAATGGGGTAATCGTTGTGACCACTAAAAAGGCAAAAGTAAAAGGGAAAACTACAGTAGATTTTTCAACTAACTACAGTTACTTTGAAAAGCCTGATTACACCAACAACAACTACATGACACCAGCAGAACAGGTAGATGTAGAAAGTAAGTTTGCCGATTATTTTTTCAGGGCCAACACCCTGGCTACTTTTGAGGCAAACATTGAAAGTGGACTTTCCATAACACCCGTACAGTATGCCTATTACCAATTTAAAAAGGGCTTAATTACTAATGCCCAATTGCAGGCTCAACTGGATGCCCTGAAGGGCAATGACTTTGCAAAAGAGTACAAAGACAATGCATTGTCTAACCGACAAATCCAGCAATACAACTTTGCGGTAAGAACCAGGGGCGAAAAATCACAATACAGTTTGGTTTTAAATTATAAAGGGGATAATTCGGGGATTATTAATGCTTACGACAGGCAGTTGAATATTTTCTTGAAAGGAAGTTACAACCTGGCCAAATGGATAGATATTGAATATGGCGTAAACACCGTAATGGGAAAAGTACGTTCGCACAACAATACCAATGCAACCAATCCTTTTAATGTGCCTGCCTACTACAGTTTATTTGATGCAACCGGTGCAAGGTCACGCTATTCATTGTCAGACTTTAATATTTACAGCAGTAACAACGCCGTTTTTGAGAGTACTGCCAATATGTATTCTGTTAAATTTAATCATTTAGATGAATTGGAACGGGATTATAACAATACTTCATCGCGTAACAGCAGGTATTATGTGAGCCTTAATATTAAACCTTTAAAAGGGTTGAGCCTGAAGCCTCAATTCCAGTATGAAGATAATTTTACAGAAACACTTGGGTATTCAGAGAAAGAAAGTTACACCATGCGCCACCTGCAAAATACCTTCTCCAGAAGAATCACTACCGGAGCAGGTGGCTTTACAAACCTGTTGCCGGTTGGAGGTAAGCTGGAAACATCCAGGACCAATAGTCCGAGTTATACCGCCCGGTTTCAGGGAAATTATGACCGGGAATTTGGGCGTCATGCCATCTCCATTATGGGGGGGACAGAGTTTAGACAAACCAGAGCAGAGCGTAAAGCAAGCGCATTATTTGGATATGTTGATCAGTTGCAATCCCAATCCAGTACCTCATTAGTTTATGAAACCTTGCGGGCTGTGACAAGTACTTTCTGGAGCACAGGCGTTTTTCCTAATGTGTATTACGGATCAGAGATCAATAGATTTGCAACCTCTGATGTCATTCACCGTTGGGCCTCGGGTTATGCCAATATCACTTATACATTAGATGGGAAGTATAATGCATTCGGCTCATTCAGGAAAGACTATGTGGACATTTACGGTGGAGCAGATAAGTTTCGTGGTCGTCCGCTTTGGTCTGCAGGTTTATCCTGGATTGCATCTGAAGAAGATTTTATCAAAAATATCAAAGCCATCAGCTATTTAAAATTGAGGACAAGTTATGGTGTTACCGGAAATGTGAACCCTGAATATACCGCCAGGCTAACGGGCACCATTGCTGGTAGCAATACCTTTACGCGGGAGCCGATAGCAAATATCCTCATTCCACCTAATGGTCTACTGCGATGGGAGCAGACTGCCACAAGCAATGTTGGATTGGATTTCGCCTTATTCGATCAACGCCTAAGAGGTAATTTTGATATATACGGGAAAAAAGGAACTGACCTTTTTGCCCGTAAAAGATTGGATGCAACGCTTGGATTTGCAAATTTGGTGATCAACAATGGAGACATGTTGAACAACGGTGTAGAACTTGGATTGAACTACGATTGGTTTAAAGCTGGTAAGGACAGTCAAATTGGCTGGGTAAGTTCTATAGTGATTAGTAAGAACAAAAACAGGATCACATCAGTAGACGAAATTGTGACCAATCCGGCTGTACTTGCCGGAAGTGGAACATTTACGATGGGCAATCCGGTTAATTCATTGTATTCTTACCAATTCCGTGGGTTGAGTGCCACTGGGCTACCTCAATGGTTATTATCTGACGGGACCATAACCACGGCTTCTGTGCCATCTGCAGATCTTAAAGCAGTTGTGTTTTCTGGAAATATGGATCCAAGCTTGTCAATGGCATTCAACAATGAAGTAACTTATAAAGGCTTAAGTCTAAGTGTATACACGGTGTATTATGGAGGTCACTATCTGCGTGACAATGCCCCGAGATTGTATGCGAGACCTGAATATGCACCATTGTCTAACACGATCCTTAACAGCTGGACGCCAACCAATACCAATACTAACGTTCCTGGTTTTGGCGAATATTACCTGGCCGCAGCAAATGCCAATCCTTTAGTTTATGCTGATGAGTGGGTGCGATCTGCAGACTTCTTTAAGATTCGGAACTTTATTTTGGGTTATCAGTTGCCCGCAGCTGTAGCCAGGAAAATAGGTACTTCAAATATTAAGTTTCGCCTTCAGGTAGATAATCCAAACATTATCTGGTCAAAAGATAAGCTAACCGTTGACCCGGAAACGGGTGGCTTGAGGGTGCCAACCTCGTATATATTAGGTGTTAATGTTAATTTCTAG
- a CDS encoding TlpA disulfide reductase family protein produces the protein MLLIILMPLLIYAQRKDFKIEGKFASDKVAGKVHYNYNERGITVKDSAVVANGKFKLTGKILGVQRVYFSFVPAGFANDKQAKQDYRSLYIEPGDFKIVADESLSGAKIVGSAINEEYEKYTAPLNALTRERKPVWDEYIKIKAADRKILPRAGELKAKIDETTRKRETLLKEYVITHPKSYFSIEAIIELMGPYVVVERVEKLWEGLDPDLKSSYNGKIINSAILGSKATDVGSKAPAFSQPDTSGKIVNLKDIKGKYVFVDFWASWCHPCRAENPNVLKAYNVYKNKNFTVVGVSIDFEKDHAKWINAIHEDGMPWTQLLSPANIDGGAMKAYGIRAIPANVLIDPNGIIVAKNLHGPELQEKLAEILQ, from the coding sequence ATGTTATTGATCATTCTGATGCCCCTTTTGATCTACGCACAGCGTAAAGATTTCAAAATAGAAGGTAAGTTTGCCTCCGATAAAGTTGCAGGCAAGGTTCACTACAACTATAATGAAAGGGGTATCACTGTCAAAGACAGTGCGGTTGTTGCAAACGGTAAATTTAAGCTTACCGGGAAGATATTGGGTGTGCAGCGTGTTTATTTCAGTTTTGTTCCTGCTGGATTTGCCAATGACAAACAGGCTAAACAAGACTACAGGTCTTTATATATTGAACCCGGTGACTTCAAAATCGTTGCTGATGAATCTTTATCAGGGGCCAAGATTGTTGGATCGGCCATTAATGAGGAATATGAAAAGTACACGGCCCCATTGAATGCCTTGACCCGGGAAAGAAAGCCTGTTTGGGACGAATATATTAAAATCAAAGCAGCAGATCGGAAGATCTTGCCCCGGGCAGGTGAATTGAAAGCTAAGATTGACGAAACTACCCGGAAGCGCGAGACCTTACTAAAGGAATATGTAATAACTCATCCTAAATCTTATTTTAGTATAGAAGCCATAATTGAATTAATGGGTCCATACGTAGTGGTTGAAAGGGTGGAGAAACTTTGGGAGGGTTTGGATCCGGATTTAAAAAGCAGCTACAATGGGAAAATTATAAATTCTGCGATATTGGGCTCAAAGGCTACTGATGTAGGCTCAAAAGCCCCGGCCTTTTCTCAGCCGGATACTTCCGGGAAAATCGTAAACCTGAAAGATATTAAAGGTAAATATGTATTTGTAGATTTCTGGGCTTCCTGGTGCCATCCATGTCGTGCCGAGAATCCTAATGTATTGAAGGCTTATAATGTTTATAAGAATAAGAACTTCACTGTTGTGGGTGTATCTATTGATTTTGAAAAGGATCATGCCAAATGGATAAATGCGATACATGAAGATGGGATGCCATGGACACAATTGCTATCGCCAGCCAATATAGATGGCGGTGCAATGAAAGCATACGGCATCCGCGCAATACCAGCTAATGTGCTTATAGATCCGAACGGTATTATAGTTGCTAAAAACTTACATGGACCGGAACTACAGGAAAAACTTGCTGAAATCCTACAATAA